TTTGTATCGCAGTAATGCCCAGTCCCGCGTGATTGAGCATGCGTTGTTTAACGCCGGCATTCCGTACCGCGTGTTTGGCGGCCTGCGGTTTTTTGAGCGTGCCGAGATCAAACATGCGCTGGCCTATCTGCGGCTGATGGAAAACCCACACGATGACACCTCGTTTTTGCGGGTCGTGAATTTCCCCACGCGCGGTATTGGTGCGCGCAGTATCGGGGCCCTGCAAGACAAGGCCAAGGGCCTGGGATTAAGCCTTTATGCAGCGGTGCCCCATATGGAAGGCAAGGCTGGCTCGGTCTTGGGCAGTTTCACCCGATTGATTGAGCAGATGCGCTTTGAGGGCCAAGGCTTAAAGCTCAATGAACTCGTTGGTTTGGTGATCGAAAAGTCTGGTTTGATTGCCCACTATCAGAGTGAGAAAGAGGGCCGTGACCGGGTTGAAAACTTAGAAGAATTGATTAACGCGGCGGCTGCCTTTATCTCTGAAGAGGGCGAGAGCATTACCGATGATGGCGAGATCAAGATGCCGCCCCTGGTGGCCTTCTTAACCCATGCATCGTTAGAAGCGGGCGATAACCAGGCCGAAGAGGGCCAAGACGCCGTGCAGTTGATGACGGTGCATTCGGCCAAGGGCCTGGAATTTAATGCGGTCTTTATTACGGGGTTGGAAGAGGGGCTCTTCCCCCATGAGAACTCCATCATGGAGCCCAATGGCCTAGAGGAAGAGCGGCGCCTGATGTATGTGGCGATTACGCGTGCCCGGCAAAAACTTTATTTGTCACTGGCCCAGACCCGGATGCTGCATGGCCAGACCCGCTACAACATGCGCAGCCGTTTCTTGGAAGAACTGCCCGAGGCTAATTTACGTTGGCTCACACCGCGATTAAATCCAGCGGGTGTCATGGGCGGTGGCATGAATTACGAGGGCGGCTCGTCCTATGGGTATGGCAACCCGCGCGGTGGCAGTTGGCAGTCGAACAAAGGCGGTTGGAATCGCGGTGGTGGTTCGGGTGGCAGTAGCGCTTCAACAGGTCCCGGTGGTGGTGGCAAGGCGGCTCAGTTGGGCGCCCATGACAGCGGCTTTAGAGTCGGCCAGACCGTAAGCCATGCCCGCTTTGGTCAGGGCGTGATTGTGGGCCTGGAGGGCTCTGGTGAAGACGCCCGCGCCCAGATCCAGTTCAAACGCGATGGGGTGAAGTGGCTGGCCTTGGCGGTGGCGAAGCTAGATCCCGTCTGAGGGCTGCAAGCTTACTCGTTTGCTTCCGTGAACGGTGTTGCGGTCTGCTCACCTTCACCAAACACATCTTTGGTGCTTTGATAAAACGAGCCGTGGGCAACCGCCATCAGAATCAGGGTGATGGGGAACATAAAGGCGGTCATGGTGCCGGGTTCAAAGCTCATGTTTTGACTGAGTAAGGCCAGCACAGCACCCACGAATACGGTCAGCCCAATCCAGGTGAGCAGGTATCGCAAGAACGCGCCCTTGTTCCGCCAGACCGCGAAAAAGCTGTAAAAAAGTGCCTTGGTGGGCTTGAAGTCAGACCACATCACAAGCTGTGGCGCGAACCAAAAGGCCATCAGCACCGGAATATAAAGAATGATCGATACCGCAGCAGCAGTGCGCATGCTGTTGACCTCTTCACCCTGTGGGGGCACGCCAGCCGTAATCCACTGCACCAAGACTCCGCCATCAAAAATCGAGCTCACCAACAGAATCGCCAGGATTTCCGCGGCATACCAGCCGCCCAGAATCAAAATGGACTTGGCTTTTTCAGAGCGAAAGGCACTCACCAGAAGTGGTGGGGATGGTGGCCGTTGCTCATCCACGGCCCGCGCAATTTCCATAAAACCAAGGGCAAGCCCAGGGGAGAGTAATAGCGGCACAACCGCGCCCACGATTGGAATAAAGGCGAACATCAACATGGATGCCCAGTAGATAAACAGAATCAGGGTCCAGGCCAGGGGCTGCCGATGAAAAAAGCGAAAGCCCGCCCGCAGCCAGGTCTGACCGACTCTGGCTTCAAGCAATCTGGGCTGGGATCGAAGTCGCATGGTGTGATGATTCTATTTTTATCGATTGAGTTTTACCGACTCAGCAGCGTAAATCACTTGGCAGAGGAGTTTTTTGCTTTGGTGGCATGCAAGTCACGCCGCGCCACCAGCAGCCGCTCAAAATGACTCGGGTCTTTGGGTGTGAGCATGGCAGCAGTGCGGGGCTTATGCCAATCGTAAAGCCTGGAAACCCAGAAACGATAGGCCGCTGCACGCAGGGCCATGGGCCAGGCTTCTTGCTCATCTGCTGTGAGTGGACGAACCGATGTATAGCCCGCAAGTAATGCATCACGACGATCGGCAATGAGTTCCCCGGAGTCGGCCTCGGACAAATCAATGCACCAGTCATTCATGGTGACGGCCAGATCAAACACAAAGTGATCCACGCCAGCGAAATAAAAATCAATAAAACCACCCAGCACTGGGCCGGCTGCGGTCTCTTCAAACAGCACGTTGTCTCGAAAGATATCCGCATGTACTGCGCCGCGGGGAAGCCTTGCGGCAAGTGGACTCTGGGCAAAAGCGGCCTGGGCCGCTAGTTCATCTTTTAAAAGGGTGGCCTGTGTGGGCGTGACGAATTCCAATAGCTCAGGGACTGTTGCCTGCCACCAAGACAAGCCACGCAAATTGGGCTGGCTACCAGCATAGTCACTAACCGCCAGGTGGGATTGGGCAATGGCAGCCCCAAGAAGTTTGCAATGCGCAGCCGTCGGTGCCGGCTGCCAGCTGCCTTTTAGCCGAGTGGCCAGTGATGCCGGCTTGGATTCACAGGTGTGCAGGATTTTGCCGCTGCGATCGGCCATGGGCCGTGGGCAGGCCACACCCCGGTCAGCCAAATGCCGCATGAGCTCCAGATAAAACGGAAGTTCTTTGGCAGAGAGTTTTTCAAAGATCGTGAGAACGAACCGGCCCTGGGTCGTGTCGACAAAATAATTGGTGTTCTCAATGCCCGAGGCAATGCCCTCGAAGCCAACGAGTTCACCAAGATCAAAGCCAGCAAGTAGTGATTGAAGCGATCCCTGAGAAACTGGGGTAAAGACAGCCATTGGATTACTTGAGTCGTTTAATCAAACTCGAAGTATCCCATCGTTGGCCGCCCATTCGCTGGACGTCGCTGTAAAACTGGTCAATTAAGGCGGTGACGGGCAGCGGTGCGCCGTTGCGCCGGGACTCTTGCATACACAGGCCCAGGTCTTTGCGCATCCAATCCACGGCAAAGCCGAAGTCGAATTTGTCGTCGACCATGGTCGGCCCACGGGCCTCCATCTGCCAGGACTGGGCTGCCCCCTTGCTAATGATGTCCAGCACCAGCTTCATATCCAGGCCGGCCTTCATGCCGAAGTTAATGCCCTCGGCCAGGCCCTGAACCACGCTGGCCACACAGATCTGATTGACCATTTTGGCCAGCTGGCCTGCGCCGTTCTCACCCACCCGGGTAAAGGCCCGAGAAAAGGCCATGGCAACGGGCTTGGCACGCTCAAAGGCATCGGCATCGCCGCCCACCATCACAGTGAGTGCGCCATTAATGGCTCCAAGCTCGCCGCCTGAGACCGGCGCATCCAAGAACACAAGCCCCTTGGCCTTAGCGGCTAGGCCAAGCTCTCGGGCAATCTCAGCGGATGTCGTGGTGTGGTCGACAAAGACGGCGCTTTTTTTCATGGCATCAAATGCACCATTGGGCCCGAGCGTGACGCCCCGCAGGTCATCGTCATTGCCTACACAGGAAAAGACAAAATCCGCGCCTGTCGCGGCCTCTGCTGGGCTCTTAGCAACGCGGATCTTGCAGTCTTGGTGTTTGTCTGCCCAGGCCTGAGATTTGGCCTGGGTGCGGTTGAATACCGCGACAGTGTGGCCGGCTTTGGCAAGGTGGCCCGCCATCGGGCCACCCATCACGCCTAAACCGAGAAAAGCAACGTGCTTTTTGTCTGCGTTGTCGATCAAGAGTCTTCCTCAACGAAGGCTTCGTCACGCTTCTTGCGGATGAAGGGGAGGGCAACAATGATCAGCAGAACAGCTGCCATGCCCAACATCGTGGCCGAGATTGGACGATCCAGGAAGACCATCCAGTCACCACGCGAGATGGTGAGTGCGCGACGCAGATACTCTTCCATCATTTCGCCCAAGATAAAGCCCATCAGCAGCGGTGCGGGTTCGCAATGCCACTTCTTGAAGTAGTAGCCCATGATCGCAAACGGGATGGTCATGAGTACGTCCCAGACGTTGTTGTTCAAGCTGTAAGCACCAATACAGCAGAACATCAGAATTGCGGGGTACAAGAAGCGATAGGGCACTTGCAGCAGTTTGATCCACAGACCAATCAGCGGCAGGTTCAGGATCAAGAGCATCAAGTTGCCGACCCACATCGAGACGATCAGGCCCCAGAAGAGCGTGGGGTTGCTGCTCATCACCTGGGGGCCAGGCTGGATGTTGTGGATCATCATGGCCGCGATCATCAGCGCCATCACGGGAGTGGTCGGGATACCCAGGGTTAGCATTGGAATAAAGGACGTCTGAGCACCAGCGTTATTGGCTGCTTCCGGGCCCGCCACACCCTCAATTGCTCCTTTACCGAATTCCTGGGGCTTTTTGCTGATTTTCTTTTCAATTGCGTAGGCCGCGAAGGACGACAGCACCGAACCACCGCCAGGCAGGATGCCCAAGAAGGAGCCTAGGGCGGTGCCGCGGATTGCAGCAGGGCCACCGCGCTTCCAGTCCTCTTTTTTCGGCATGTAGTTCGTAACTTTCTCTTTCAGAAGGTCACGTGCTTCGCTTTGCTTTAAGTTGAAAATGATTTCAGCAAAGCCAAACATGCCCATGGCGATCACGGCGAACTCGATACCATCGGATAGTTCGGCAATGCCAAAGGTAAAGCGGGTTGAGCCAGAGTTAATGTCGGTTCCGATCATGCCCAAGAGCAGGCCCAGCACCACCATGCCCAGAGCCTTGATGATCGATCCGTGGGCGAGCACCACTGCAGCAATCAGGCCCAAGACCATCAGCGAGAAGTATTCGGCAGGGCCGAATTTAAAAGCGACCTCAGCAAGCGGGGGCGCAAAGGCTGCTATCAACACCGTGGCGACTGTTCCTGCAAAGAATGACGCTAAAGCAGCGGTTGCTAGCGCGATACCTGCTTTGCCACGTCTTGCCATCTGATAGCCGTCTAGCGTGGTGACCACCGATGCCGATTCGCCCGGCAGGTTCACCAGAATCGCGGTGGTCGAGCCACCGTACTGGGAGCCGTAGTAGATACCGGCCAGCATGATGAGTGCGGTGGAAGGGTCGGTCATCTTGTAGGTGATGGGCAGCAGCATGGCGATGGTCGCCAGTGGGCCGATGCCGGGTAGCACACCAATCAGAGTGCCAAGAAGACAGCCGATAAAGCAGTAGAAGAGGTTGTCCAGGGTAAACGCGGTAGCTGCGCCTAGCGCCAGGTTTGCGAGTAATTCCATTACAAAAGCCTTTCGGAAACGGTTGGCCGTTACCTATCGTTATTGAGTGAAAGCAGGGGGAAGGATGGGGAACTGCAGTTCAATGCCGTAGCCAAACACCGTGATACCAACAATCGCTAAAACGATTGCCAAGATCACGGTCTCCTTCTTGTTGGACTCCTCACTTGCGGCTGCAGCCAAAAAGACCAGGAAACACGCGGAAATCAGAAAGCCGGCGATCGGCAGCAGGAGCGCGAAGCCACCAACGCTAGCGAGTACCAGGCCAAAACCACGCCAATCGGTTTTTTCGGGCGGCTCCTGGGCTTCCTTGGGCAAAAAGGCCATGACCAGAACGATCAATCCCAAGAACAGAATGATGCCGGAGAGCAGGGTAGGGAAATACCCCGGGCCCATTCGGTTGGCGGTGCCCATGGAATAGTCTTGGGCGTAAAGGCCGAAAAACGCCCCGATCAGGACGAACATGATTCCGGCATAAAAATCTCGACGGTTATAAATCCGCATAAAACCTCCGCAAAAAGCTCCAAGATTCTTGCACACTCGCTATCCCCGGTAAACTTAGGGGATTCCTTGTAAACCCACCGTACTCGTCCCAAACAGCTTGTTAAATTTAGGCCATGAACGCTTCTGAAATCCGCGAAAAATTCCTTCGTTTCTTTGAATCGAAGGGCCACACTATCGTTGCCTCGAGTCCGTTAGTGCCAGCCAATGATCCGACCCTGCTTTTTACCAATAGCGGGATGGTTCAGTTCAAAGATGTCTTTCTGGGCCGAGAACAGCGCCCATACAAGCGGGCGACGTCGTCGCAGCGCAGTGTGCGTGCCGGTGGCAAGCACAATGATTTGGAAAATGTCGGTTATACCGCGCGGCACCATACGTTTTTTGAAATGCTGGGCAATTTTTCGTTTGGGGATTACTTCAAACGTGACGCGATTCATTACGCATGGGAGTTGTTGACTCAGGTCTACCAGCTACCCGCGGAACGGCTCTGGGTTACGGTCTATCAGGAAGACGACGAGGCCTATGACATCTGGGCCAACGAGATCAAAGTCCCCACGGCACGCATTGTGCGTATTGGCGATAACAAGGGTGCCCGCTATGCCAGCGATAACTTCTGGCAGATGGCCGATACCGGTCCCTGTGGCCCGTGTAGCGAAATTTTTTATGACCACGGCTCGGAAGTCTGGGGCGGCCCACCGGGAAGCCCCGAGCAAGATGGCGACCGTTACATCGAGATCTGGAACCTGGTGTTCATGCAGTTTGAGCGTGATGAATCCGGCAAGATGACGCCGTTACCCAAGCCCTGTGTGGATACGGGCATGGGCTTAGAGCGCATTGCGGCAGTTTTGCAGCACGTACACAGTAACTACGAAATTGATTTGTTCCAGAACCTGATCAAGGCCGTTGCTCGCGAAACCGGTTGCAAAGATTTAACGAATCCATCACTGCGCGTCATTGCAGACCACATTCGTGCCTGTTCATTTTTAATTGTGGATGGTGTGATTCCGGGTAATGAGGGCCGCGGCTATGTGCTGCGCCGAATCGTGCGTCGGGCCCTGCGGCATGGCCACAAACTTGGCCAAACGCAGCCATTTTTCTACAAGATTGTGGCGGATCTGGTTGCCGAGATGGGTGCTGCCTATCCTGAATTGGCTAAGGCATCTGACCGTGTCGCGGCAACACTCAAGCAAGAAGAAGAGCGTTTCGGTGAGACCCTGGAAAAGGGCATGGGCATTTTGGAAGCGGCGCTAGCGAAAGTCCAAAAGGGTGGCAAGCTCGATGGCCAGACGGCATTCACGCTGTATGACACCTTTGGCTTTCCCTTGGATCTGACGGCGGATGTGTGCCGTGAGCGTGGTGTGGAAGTCGATGAGTCGGGCTTTGATGCGGCAATGACACGCCAGCGTGAGCAGGCCCGTGCTGCTGGCAAATTCAAAGCCGCAGATACGCTGGAATATTCCGGCGTGTCGACCCAGTTCGTCGGCTATGAGCGTTTAGAGCAGACCGCAAAGGTAACGGCGCTCTATCGCGGTGGTGTGTCGGTACCCAGCGTTCATGCGGGTGATGCCGCGGTGGTGGTGCTGGA
The nucleotide sequence above comes from beta proteobacterium MWH-UniP1. Encoded proteins:
- a CDS encoding tripartite tricarboxylate transporter permease, with translation MELLANLALGAATAFTLDNLFYCFIGCLLGTLIGVLPGIGPLATIAMLLPITYKMTDPSTALIMLAGIYYGSQYGGSTTAILVNLPGESASVVTTLDGYQMARRGKAGIALATAALASFFAGTVATVLIAAFAPPLAEVAFKFGPAEYFSLMVLGLIAAVVLAHGSIIKALGMVVLGLLLGMIGTDINSGSTRFTFGIAELSDGIEFAVIAMGMFGFAEIIFNLKQSEARDLLKEKVTNYMPKKEDWKRGGPAAIRGTALGSFLGILPGGGSVLSSFAAYAIEKKISKKPQEFGKGAIEGVAGPEAANNAGAQTSFIPMLTLGIPTTPVMALMIAAMMIHNIQPGPQVMSSNPTLFWGLIVSMWVGNLMLLILNLPLIGLWIKLLQVPYRFLYPAILMFCCIGAYSLNNNVWDVLMTIPFAIMGYYFKKWHCEPAPLLMGFILGEMMEEYLRRALTISRGDWMVFLDRPISATMLGMAAVLLIIVALPFIRKKRDEAFVEEDS
- a CDS encoding tripartite tricarboxylate transporter TctB family protein, with protein sequence MFVLIGAFFGLYAQDYSMGTANRMGPGYFPTLLSGIILFLGLIVLVMAFLPKEAQEPPEKTDWRGFGLVLASVGGFALLLPIAGFLISACFLVFLAAAASEESNKKETVILAIVLAIVGITVFGYGIELQFPILPPAFTQ
- the alaS gene encoding alanine--tRNA ligase is translated as MNASEIREKFLRFFESKGHTIVASSPLVPANDPTLLFTNSGMVQFKDVFLGREQRPYKRATSSQRSVRAGGKHNDLENVGYTARHHTFFEMLGNFSFGDYFKRDAIHYAWELLTQVYQLPAERLWVTVYQEDDEAYDIWANEIKVPTARIVRIGDNKGARYASDNFWQMADTGPCGPCSEIFYDHGSEVWGGPPGSPEQDGDRYIEIWNLVFMQFERDESGKMTPLPKPCVDTGMGLERIAAVLQHVHSNYEIDLFQNLIKAVARETGCKDLTNPSLRVIADHIRACSFLIVDGVIPGNEGRGYVLRRIVRRALRHGHKLGQTQPFFYKIVADLVAEMGAAYPELAKASDRVAATLKQEEERFGETLEKGMGILEAALAKVQKGGKLDGQTAFTLYDTFGFPLDLTADVCRERGVEVDESGFDAAMTRQREQARAAGKFKAADTLEYSGVSTQFVGYERLEQTAKVTALYRGGVSVPSVHAGDAAVVVLDTTPFYAESGGQVGDEGALRAENMAFAVEDTQKISAEVFGHHGVVLTGDIKVGDEIIAAVDTVRRAHTVRNHSATHLLHKALREVLGSHVQQKGSLVDPEKTRFDFSHNQPVTDDEIRRIEEIVNAEILANQETRAQVMAFDDAIAHGAMALFGEKYGDQVRVLDIGSSCELCGGTHVSRTGDIGLFKVVSESGVAAGIRRIEAVTGENALALLQSLEHRVAQAAALIKAPAAELPARLAQIMDNVKALEKEIGRLKSKLAASAGNDLASQAVDVAGIKVLAVQMEGADVASMRETLDKLKNALKSAAIVLASVEGSKVSLIAGVTADLTSKIKAGELVNHVATQVGGKGGGRPDMAQAGGNDPSGLPKALASVKAFVESKA
- a CDS encoding NAD(P)-dependent oxidoreductase; the encoded protein is MIDNADKKHVAFLGLGVMGGPMAGHLAKAGHTVAVFNRTQAKSQAWADKHQDCKIRVAKSPAEAATGADFVFSCVGNDDDLRGVTLGPNGAFDAMKKSAVFVDHTTTSAEIARELGLAAKAKGLVFLDAPVSGGELGAINGALTVMVGGDADAFERAKPVAMAFSRAFTRVGENGAGQLAKMVNQICVASVVQGLAEGINFGMKAGLDMKLVLDIISKGAAQSWQMEARGPTMVDDKFDFGFAVDWMRKDLGLCMQESRRNGAPLPVTALIDQFYSDVQRMGGQRWDTSSLIKRLK
- a CDS encoding homoserine kinase — translated: MAVFTPVSQGSLQSLLAGFDLGELVGFEGIASGIENTNYFVDTTQGRFVLTIFEKLSAKELPFYLELMRHLADRGVACPRPMADRSGKILHTCESKPASLATRLKGSWQPAPTAAHCKLLGAAIAQSHLAVSDYAGSQPNLRGLSWWQATVPELLEFVTPTQATLLKDELAAQAAFAQSPLAARLPRGAVHADIFRDNVLFEETAAGPVLGGFIDFYFAGVDHFVFDLAVTMNDWCIDLSEADSGELIADRRDALLAGYTSVRPLTADEQEAWPMALRAAAYRFWVSRLYDWHKPRTAAMLTPKDPSHFERLLVARRDLHATKAKNSSAK
- a CDS encoding UvrD-helicase domain-containing protein gives rise to the protein MADLLHRLNPEQRAAVTLPAESALILAGAGSGKTRVLTTRIAWLISSGQVSPQGILAVTFTNKAAKEMVGRLSAMLAVNVRNMWIGTFHGLCNRLLRAHHRDAGLPATFQILDSQDQLSAVKRLLKLLNWDDEKFPPRQLQSFINSAKEQGLRAADIDDSDGYNKKFIEFYQAYDEQCQREGVVDFGELLLRSVELLKRNTALRDHYRMRFRHILIDEFQDTNPLQYQWIKQLAGDTTSVFAVGDDDQSIYAFRGADVANMMNFEREFGVKHMIKLEQNYRSCGHILDAANAMIQNNSQRLGKNLWTDAGAGEQLRVMEAASDALEAYWLVDEIRSLIADGFARKEIAILYRSNAQSRVIEHALFNAGIPYRVFGGLRFFERAEIKHALAYLRLMENPHDDTSFLRVVNFPTRGIGARSIGALQDKAKGLGLSLYAAVPHMEGKAGSVLGSFTRLIEQMRFEGQGLKLNELVGLVIEKSGLIAHYQSEKEGRDRVENLEELINAAAAFISEEGESITDDGEIKMPPLVAFLTHASLEAGDNQAEEGQDAVQLMTVHSAKGLEFNAVFITGLEEGLFPHENSIMEPNGLEEERRLMYVAITRARQKLYLSLAQTRMLHGQTRYNMRSRFLEELPEANLRWLTPRLNPAGVMGGGMNYEGGSSYGYGNPRGGSWQSNKGGWNRGGGSGGSSASTGPGGGGKAAQLGAHDSGFRVGQTVSHARFGQGVIVGLEGSGEDARAQIQFKRDGVKWLALAVAKLDPV
- a CDS encoding BPSS1780 family membrane protein; translated protein: MRLRSQPRLLEARVGQTWLRAGFRFFHRQPLAWTLILFIYWASMLMFAFIPIVGAVVPLLLSPGLALGFMEIARAVDEQRPPSPPLLVSAFRSEKAKSILILGGWYAAEILAILLVSSIFDGGVLVQWITAGVPPQGEEVNSMRTAAAVSIILYIPVLMAFWFAPQLVMWSDFKPTKALFYSFFAVWRNKGAFLRYLLTWIGLTVFVGAVLALLSQNMSFEPGTMTAFMFPITLILMAVAHGSFYQSTKDVFGEGEQTATPFTEANE